The Burkholderiales bacterium genome includes the window GCGAAGTAAGATGACGGCGGGTTTGGCCTACCGGCCTTTAGTTTAATGACGGGGATTATTGTAATGACAGTCGGGTTGACAAAATAAGGATGCTACCGCAGGCACGACTGTTGCAGTCACAGCCGTCCACAACCGCAAATGCCAACCAATAAAATTACGTTAGGAAATCTTATGAGTAATGATCTGGAAATTGCCCGAATCAAAAAAGAATGGTCTGAGAATCCGCGCTGGAAAGGCGTGAAGCGCCCCTACACCGCGGAAGATGTAGAGCGGCTGCGTGGCACCGTTCATATCGAACACACGCTCGCCAGGCGAGGTGCGGAAAAATTATGGAAACTACTCAATGAACAGCCGTATGTAAACTCCCTCGGCGCACTTACCGGAAACCAGGCCATGCAGCAGGTAAAAGCAGGTCTGAAAGCCGTTTATTTGTCCGGGTGGCAAGTGGCGGCGGATGCCAACCTGGCGGGCCAGATGTATCCCGATCAATCTCTTTATCCCGTTGACAGCGTGCCCGCGGTGGTAAAGCACATCAATAATACGTTCACGCGCGCCGACCAGTTGCACCATGCCGAGGGAAAGGACCATATCGACTGGTACGTGCCGATAGTCGCGGACGCCGAAGCGGGTTTTGGAGGGGTACTTAACGCTTTCGAACTGATGAAATCCATGATCGAGGCAGGCGCTGCAGGCGTGCACTTTGAGGACCAGCTCGCCTCCGTCAAGAAATGCGGTCACATGGGCGGTAAAGTGTTAATTCCTACTCAAGAGGCGGTGCAAAAACTAGTTGCCGCGCGATTGGCCTCCGATATCCTCGGAGTACCTACTCTGCTGTTCGGGCGCACCGATGCCGAAGGAGCGAATTTGCTTACATCTGACGTTGACGAAAATGACAAACCCTTCCTCACCGGGGAACGTACCTCCGAAGGCTTTTACCGCGTGAAAAACGGGCTGGAACAGGCGGTATCACGGGGTGTCGCGTATGCGCCCTATGCCGACTTGCTATGGTGTGAAACCGGCGTTCCGGATTTGGAGTTTGCAAAGAAATTCGCAGATGCCATACACAAACAGTTTCCGAACAAACTGCTGGCTTATAACTGCTCACCATCGTTTAACTGGAAAAAGCATCTGGACGACGCAGTGATCGCCCGTTTTCAGCGCGAACTCGGCGCCATGGGATACAAGTTCCAGTTCATCACCCTTGCGGGGTTTCATGCTCTGAACTACAGCATGTTCGAACTGGCGCACGGCTATATGCAGCGCGGCATGGCGGCGTTTGTTGAGTTCCAGCAGAAGGAGTTCGCGGCCGC containing:
- the aceA gene encoding isocitrate lyase; the protein is MSNDLEIARIKKEWSENPRWKGVKRPYTAEDVERLRGTVHIEHTLARRGAEKLWKLLNEQPYVNSLGALTGNQAMQQVKAGLKAVYLSGWQVAADANLAGQMYPDQSLYPVDSVPAVVKHINNTFTRADQLHHAEGKDHIDWYVPIVADAEAGFGGVLNAFELMKSMIEAGAAGVHFEDQLASVKKCGHMGGKVLIPTQEAVQKLVAARLASDILGVPTLLFGRTDAEGANLLTSDVDENDKPFLTGERTSEGFYRVKNGLEQAVSRGVAYAPYADLLWCETGVPDLEFAKKFADAIHKQFPNKLLAYNCSPSFNWKKHLDDAVIARFQRELGAMGYKFQFITLAGFHALNYSMFELAHGYMQRGMAAFVEFQQKEFAAAEKGFTAVKHQREVGTGYFDQVTQVIHSGESSVTALTGSTEEAHFGG